From the Pseudomonas syringae KCTC 12500 genome, the window CACCATGGTCAGCATCACGACAGTGGCGGGTAGAGAGGACGTGACCAGCGCCAGCAACAGCCCCGCCGTGATCAAAAACAGGGTGGCGGAGGTGTGCCAGCGACGTTCATTGCTGCGGTCCGAACTGCGCCCCCAGATGATCATCGCAACCGACGCAATACCGTAGGGGATGGCATTGACGAAGCCGATCTCCAGATTGCTCAGGCCAAAGCTTTTCAACAGCTGCGGTGCCCACACGCTCATGGTGCTGCCTGCTGCAGAAGCGCCTGAATAGATAAGCGCCATGACCCATATGTCCTTGTGCTTGAGCAGCTTCCACAGCGATATATAGCCGATGTTGGTCTTGAGCTTGCGCTCCTCGTCCAGCTTGTTGACCAGCCAGGTGCGCTGCTCGTCATCCAGCCAACGAGCCTGAGCGGGACGATCCGTCAAAATGAAAAGGCAGGCGATTCCCAGCAGTACGGCGGGGATACCCTCAAGAATGAACAGCCAATGCCAGCCCCTCATGCCCATCCAGCCGTCCAGTGTCAGCAGGTAACCCGAAAGGGGGGAGCCCAGAAAGTTTGCACCTGGAATAGCGACCATGAAGATCGCCACCATGCGTGCGCGATAGGCCGACGGCAACCAGTAAGTCATGTACAGCAGCACGCCCGGGAAGAAACCTGCTTCGGCAGCACCCAGCAGAAAGCGCATGACGTACAGCGAGTTAGCGCCCTGCACAAAAGCCGTACCTGCGGAAATCAGCCCCCAGGTGATCATGATGCGTGCAATCCAGATGCGCGCGCCGAATTTCTGCAGGGCCAGGTTGCTCGGCACCTCGACCAAAAAGTACGAGACAAAGAACAGGCTGCTCGCGAAACCGAAGATCGCCGGGCTAAGGCCAAGGTCATGATTCATCTGCAGCGATGCCATGCCGATATTGCCCCGGTCGATGATCGCTATCAGGTAACAGAGGATAAGGAAGGGAAGCAGTCGCCATGCGACTCGGCGCATGGTGGTGCGCTCGAGTTCGGTGACCGGTTGCGTCGGTTGGGTGCGGGCCATGGTGCTCTCCTGTGTTTATTTTTGTGGAGAAACGGTAGATGTTTGCCCCGCCAGCTCGGCAGCAGGGCGCAAGCTGGATCAGCTATCGAGCAATTGGCGATTCACGATACAGCGAGGATCAAGCGCGTCGCCGTCCCATACTTTGACGATCTGTTGAACAGCCAGCAGCCCCACGCGATCACGGGATTCGGTGGTATTGGCACCCGTATGCGGGGTGGCAACAAGATTCGGCAGTTGCCACAGCGGACTGTCGGCAGCAGGCGGCTCCGGATTGAACGTGTCCAGCCCCGCGCCTGCGATCCTGTTGGTTTGCAGCGCCTGGATAAGCGCCTGAGTATCGACCAGTTCGCCGCGAGCAGTATTGATCAAGATGCAATTGGAGCGCATGCGGTTCAGTTGCGCGGTACTGATCAAGTTGCGATTTTCGTCGGTCAGCGGGCAATGCAGGCTGATGATATCGCTGGATTCGATCAGGCGGTCAAAGTCGGTTTCGCGCTCGACGTGTGAACGTTCGGGTAGCGTTTTGAGGTAAGGGTCGAAGACCTTGACCTTCATCTGCAAAGGCGCAACCAGATCCATCAGGACGCTGCCGATCGCCCCCAAGCCAACCAGCCCCAATGTCTTGCCGAACAGCTCGATGCCGTTGGCGGTGGCCTTGTCCCAATGCCCCTGACGTGTACGGGCATCCAGCCAGGCAATTTGTCGAGCCACGCTGAACATGAGTGCAAAGGCATGTTCGGCCACGGATTGCGCATTCGCCCCGAGAGCGATCATGACAGGGACTCCTTTCTCTGCCGCCGCCTGAATATCGATGGTGTCGTAGCCGACCCCATGCTTGGCGACCGCCTTGAGCCTGGGGGATGCTTCGATCATTTCTCGCGTGAGCTTGCCTTGCCTGACGATGATCGCGTCGGGCTGTACGTCGCGAATGAGCGAGGTGAGCTCTTCAGCCGGCAGGTAGGGGGTGGAGGGGAAAATCTGAATGCCCAGATCATTCGCATAGCTCATCGCGTCGTGTGCCAGGGCGGGGCCTGTCAGCAGAATCTTGCGGGTCATGGATGCGTACCTTGTTCTTGTTTGCGTTCGCGTTCGCGTTTGGTGTGCGACCGGGCAGCAACTTCAGCCCGATGCCTAAACCCTACCATAATGAAATGCCATTTCACTATATTGATTTTTATCGATCTAAAAAGGGTTATGAATTCTTTTTTACTGCTTGATTGATTCTAAATGAAATGTGATTCTGAAATTAGCATTACGCAGCTTTTCGGCGGCACCCCATAATTTCAAGAGAGATATGCCCCATGACGATAGGATTCCGAGTCCTCGAAGCAGCCCGCAAAGTCAGCGCCGAGTGGGTGTCACGTTATCGCGACGTACCCGTCGCGAATGTCAGCGATTCGATGAATCGAATGACCGCAGGCGGCGCTCGCCTGCGTCCGATGCACCGTGAAGGTGTGCTGGCGGGGCCGGCATTGACTGTGAAAGCGCGGCCCGGTGACAACCTCATGCTCCATTACGCCATTGATATCGCCGAGCCTGGCGATGTGATCGTGGTGGATGCGGGGGGAGATCTGAGCAACGCGCTCATCGGCGAGATGATGGTGGCTTATGCGGTGAAGCGTGGCGTGGCAGGCATCGTCATCAACGGCGCGATTCGGGACGCAGGGAGCATTGCTGCCGGGACATTCCCGATGTTCGCGGCGGGCATTTCCCACCGTGGCCCCTACAAGGACGGACCGGGTGAGATCAACGTGGCCATTGCAATCGACGGGATGGTGATCGAACCGGGTGATCTGGTCATAGGCGATGAGGATGGCTTGCTGTGCGTACCCTACGACCAAGTCGCCGACGTCTATGATCGCGCCTCAGCCAAACACCATGCCGAACAAAAGCAACTGGAACAGATCGCCAGCGGAGAAAACGATCGCTCCTGGGTCCTGGAGTCTTTGAAGAAAAAGGGCTGCCAGCTACCGCAGTAACCTGGTGCACATGGCGTAAGCACGAGCGTGGCGCAACGCTGCGCCGTGCCGTTACGCCACGCCAGGCGGTTGAAAAGGGCGGCCGGGATGTGAGTGTCGGACTTGATGCTCAGCGTTGAGCAGGTATCGTGTAGGCGACACATTGAAAAACACGCGGCTCTGAAAAGGGCCACACGATATTTTTCAAGGCGCGATACAGACACCTCTTCGCGCTGACTGCACAAGGATTATGTTCATGAAAGCTTTTCAGATCGGATCTCAACAAGGCCTGGACGCTTTGACCGCGACCACTCGGCCCGAGCCGATCGCCGGGCCGGGGCAGGCCATAGTGGCGCCGCGCCTGGTGAGCCTCATCAGCCGGGATGTGCAAATCCTGCGTGGCACGTACGGTCCCAGACAATTACCAGAGCGCATTCCCATGTCCGAAGGCGTGGGTGAAGTCATCGCGGTAGGCGAGGGCGTCAGCCAGGTCAAACCGGGCGACCGGGTCATCTGCGGTCACTTTCCCAGCTGGCTGCAAGGCGAATTTCGCAGCAGTGTGTTCGCCCACGATGTCGGTGTCACCCATGACGGCTGGCTGGCTGAAAAAGTCGTATTGCCCGCCGCTGCATTGATTCACGTACCGGACGCGTTGGCTGACAAGGACGTTGCCGCACTGGCATCTGCAGGCCTGACCGCCTGGAACGCGCTGATGGAGGTGTGCAAGGTCAAACCGGGTGAACTCGTTCTGTGCCTGGGGACCGGCGGAGTGGCGCTGGCCGCGTTGAAACTGGCCAGGCTTCACGGCGCACGCGTGGCGATCACCTCATCGAGTGACGAGAAGCTTGAAATCGCGCGTCAGCTTGGCGCCGACATCACGATCAATTACCGCACGCACCCGGACTGGGCAGCGCAAGTCATGGCGCTCAGTGATAACGCAGGTGCCGACATTATTATCGAGACAGGAGGCCAGGACACCCTGGGGCAATCGATCGCGGCGGCTGCCGTCAACGGACGTATTGCAGTAATAGGCGTGACGCCAGGTCAGCACTCGCCGATTCCCGACTACCTGTCGCTGATCCTCAAAAACGTCACAATCAGAGGCATTGCCAACGGCAGCCGCGAGATGTTTGTCGACCTTATACGAGCCATCGAAGCGAATGGAATTGAAACGGTAGTCGCCAGGACATTCAAATTCGCCGAGGCCCCCGAAGCCTACGCGTATTTCGCCGCAGCACAGCACATCGGCAAGGTGTTGATCGAGTTTGAACAGGGGTGATCTCGCTGCGCCATAGTTGAACCTATAGCGAAAGGCTTACACGCGCTGGAGTGGATCAGCCCTGTACGACGTGCTCGCGAAGTAGCAATCTATATCCATCAACCGTTGCGCAGGAGGCGCTTCGGAGGTCAAGGATGATCACCATTGCCGGGACGGCTACTGACAGGATGTCGGAATGGTATTGATAGAAAAACGACCCGCTTCGGCGGGTTTTTTTATGCGCTAGAGGAATAGCGCTATACGCATAAACCTGCACAGTATTGTCGTTTACCCTCGACATTGATCAGTCGAGGGGACGGCAATGACGTCCGGCATACGCCGGATGGCGCGGCGGTCGCGGTCGAGACGGGTGTCAACTGGTCTACAGACCGTACCGCTGCACGGTGGAAGAATCATTTAACGTGGAACGACCATAAAACCGCACTCTGCTCAGACAGCCGCCTGAAACATCTCTACTGGGATTGGATGCTGCATGCGCTGCTCTGCATGCAACCAGCGAAGTAGCGCACTGCGACCCGCGATGCCCATTTTTACCGCCGCGCGCTTGAAGTAGCTCTCCACTGTGCTGACTTTCAGATCAAGCCTTTCTGCCAGTTGAGGCACCGTGAGACCAGCCAGCAGGCCGACGCACACTTCGGTTTCGCGCGAAGACAGGCTTAGCGCCGATGCCTCGAGGCGGCCCAGGAAACGCTGGCGCAGACCTTCCATGGCATCTTTGTTTTTCAGGCTTTTTGTGACAGGCAAGAGGTTTGTCGAAACGAGGGTAGGTGTCACGGTCGCAATGTGTTGCTTCACGATGGGCAATACGACCCAGGACAGGTCTTTGAGTCGGGCGCGCTCTTGACTGGTGAATGCCTTGGCAGAGGGTGATCGATAAACCGACAGCACATATTCCCCCTTTCCCGGGTAAGCGAGGTGTACTTGGGGGAGAGAAGCGTAGGGGGGCACATGACCTGGCTTCTCTTGCGCGCTGTAGGTGGGCGACTCGAACCTGATGGATCTGTCGATGCGCGTATCTGCCAGCTCTGTCGGGCTCAACAGAACAGGCTCCAGACGTCTGCTATCGACCCCGGGAGTGAGCACCTGGCGTAGGTTTCCGCCAAATGCACCTATGCCGTGAGCGCCGGTGACTTCATTCGTAGATCGACTGAGTCCCTGAATGACATGGGTCGCATCCACGGGCAATGAAGCGGTAATCATCTCGTGGAGCAAGCGAGCGAACTGACGGCTTCCAATACCGGAGATCACTTTGCCGAGATGCGGGAAAAGCTGTTGCATGTTCATCGGGGTTCCTTTTTCCGTTTATAAAGAGACACGCCAAGGCGCAGCCTTGATTCAGCAAATGAATAAGTAAGTGCTTTGTACTCTTCAAGCCCTGCGACCAAACAGATTATATGTAGGTCGTCATACAAAATTTATACTGACTTAACAAGAGGTTGAACGTGGAGCGATACCGTTGCCCAAGAGCATGAACTAGTAAAAAGTCATGCGTGTTAAGAAAAGCGAGAATGCTAACCATAAGCAATGCACTCGTTAATAGTGATAACTTCTTTTATCGATGTTTATTGAGTCTGAGGTGCGCCAGGCAGCGCAGGGAAATGCGAATCACTCTGAGTAACTAGAGGGTTGTCTGATGACAATCGTCCCACAGAGTGAAGCCATAACGCCTGCGGCGGCGATCTAAAGGCAGCGAGTAACGTTGGCATGACGATCAACTCCTATCCCTGTCCATGTTGTCCACGTACGCACGCGGGGGTGGCAATACGGGGGCGTGTTGCACCATTTTTTATATTAAGGTGATCATATTGATCGAAGGGGCCTTAAATAAATCCATCTGAGCGTATGACCGAATACTAACCATATAGTTCATGTTTCACACCTGAATTGCAATGAAAAAAGCTTAATAATAAGAGAGAG encodes:
- a CDS encoding hydroxyacid dehydrogenase, with protein sequence MTRKILLTGPALAHDAMSYANDLGIQIFPSTPYLPAEELTSLIRDVQPDAIIVRQGKLTREMIEASPRLKAVAKHGVGYDTIDIQAAAEKGVPVMIALGANAQSVAEHAFALMFSVARQIAWLDARTRQGHWDKATANGIELFGKTLGLVGLGAIGSVLMDLVAPLQMKVKVFDPYLKTLPERSHVERETDFDRLIESSDIISLHCPLTDENRNLISTAQLNRMRSNCILINTARGELVDTQALIQALQTNRIAGAGLDTFNPEPPAADSPLWQLPNLVATPHTGANTTESRDRVGLLAVQQIVKVWDGDALDPRCIVNRQLLDS
- a CDS encoding MFS transporter, with translation MARTQPTQPVTELERTTMRRVAWRLLPFLILCYLIAIIDRGNIGMASLQMNHDLGLSPAIFGFASSLFFVSYFLVEVPSNLALQKFGARIWIARIMITWGLISAGTAFVQGANSLYVMRFLLGAAEAGFFPGVLLYMTYWLPSAYRARMVAIFMVAIPGANFLGSPLSGYLLTLDGWMGMRGWHWLFILEGIPAVLLGIACLFILTDRPAQARWLDDEQRTWLVNKLDEERKLKTNIGYISLWKLLKHKDIWVMALIYSGASAAGSTMSVWAPQLLKSFGLSNLEIGFVNAIPYGIASVAMIIWGRSSDRSNERRWHTSATLFLITAGLLLALVTSSLPATVVMLTMVLIGAYSMKGPFWALVSNWLSSSTAAAGLAAIGALANLIGGGIMVNAYGAIHQATGSYAIALLPLAALCTAGAIAVVVMGRSRKREAHEDAKSVEVN
- a CDS encoding zinc-dependent alcohol dehydrogenase family protein, which gives rise to MKAFQIGSQQGLDALTATTRPEPIAGPGQAIVAPRLVSLISRDVQILRGTYGPRQLPERIPMSEGVGEVIAVGEGVSQVKPGDRVICGHFPSWLQGEFRSSVFAHDVGVTHDGWLAEKVVLPAAALIHVPDALADKDVAALASAGLTAWNALMEVCKVKPGELVLCLGTGGVALAALKLARLHGARVAITSSSDEKLEIARQLGADITINYRTHPDWAAQVMALSDNAGADIIIETGGQDTLGQSIAAAAVNGRIAVIGVTPGQHSPIPDYLSLILKNVTIRGIANGSREMFVDLIRAIEANGIETVVARTFKFAEAPEAYAYFAAAQHIGKVLIEFEQG
- a CDS encoding helix-turn-helix transcriptional regulator — protein: MNMQQLFPHLGKVISGIGSRQFARLLHEMITASLPVDATHVIQGLSRSTNEVTGAHGIGAFGGNLRQVLTPGVDSRRLEPVLLSPTELADTRIDRSIRFESPTYSAQEKPGHVPPYASLPQVHLAYPGKGEYVLSVYRSPSAKAFTSQERARLKDLSWVVLPIVKQHIATVTPTLVSTNLLPVTKSLKNKDAMEGLRQRFLGRLEASALSLSSRETEVCVGLLAGLTVPQLAERLDLKVSTVESYFKRAAVKMGIAGRSALLRWLHAEQRMQHPIPVEMFQAAV
- a CDS encoding RraA family protein; protein product: MTIGFRVLEAARKVSAEWVSRYRDVPVANVSDSMNRMTAGGARLRPMHREGVLAGPALTVKARPGDNLMLHYAIDIAEPGDVIVVDAGGDLSNALIGEMMVAYAVKRGVAGIVINGAIRDAGSIAAGTFPMFAAGISHRGPYKDGPGEINVAIAIDGMVIEPGDLVIGDEDGLLCVPYDQVADVYDRASAKHHAEQKQLEQIASGENDRSWVLESLKKKGCQLPQ